Part of the Scomber japonicus isolate fScoJap1 chromosome 2, fScoJap1.pri, whole genome shotgun sequence genome, TGGAAGATGAATTATtgcattttccaaaatgtcaaatttttcTTTAAAGGAAGAACTAAAAATATCAAGAGACACCCAAAATTAtcttgtttctatttttacctCAAAATGCTATCATGGAGCCTACTTAAAGCctgttttgatcttttttttccaaattcctctttttattctgTAAATGTAGTGCATGTAGAGAAGAGTCACAGCCGCCAACCTGACTCAGTAATGTCTAAAGTTTGGTAACATTAGCCAACACACTGTAGGCTACTGCTCATACCAGAACCAGTGAGACTCAGACAACAAAACCTGAGTATTGTATTGAGTTTCATTGTTCAGCTTttcaaggtgttttttttttttgtcttcttacAATGTCACAGTCTTGGTTTTGAATGTGATACCtaatcaaaaaaacaacaacaaaacaagcaaaaaaactaAAGCGGTTGTTTGGCGTCATATGTTCTATACACTGCAATGGCCTACTTCCTTTTTAAAGAGGGGATGTCCAGCTTCCTGTGCTTACTTCACCAAACCCATGACAACTGATTCACCAAATAGCTATGTTGGCCTGTTTGTGTCAAAATGATACTTCAGAGCGTCTGACTGCAGAATGTTTTCGTCACTAACTGATCCGCAGGCAGTTGTTGAGGGTTTTGGATGTAACTTGAGATACTGTCTCCTGCTGGTCTTCTCAGTACCCCTGTAGTGTTTGCTTCAGCCACACAACAGCTGGGAATCTGGCTGTCACAGTACAGCGTGCCCATTCAGGCAACACTGGGAAGGGGTTTTCCaccgcacacaaacacacacacacatacacgtgaCACtgatggaaacacacaaacacacactaaaagacatgcacacacacttagatTAAGTAGCGCCAACATTTTCGTGGTTGGGCTATGATCTGTGGTTACAGCTCGAGGCTGCAGACAGTCTCTAGAATTAATATGCGGCATGCAATAATGAGACATATTTAAAGCTATATAAATCACCATAAGATAAAGTGTGGGTAAACAATcttttattacaaaaataatgtgCCAGctcaaagaaaaacagcaccatttccaaaaaaaaaggaaaaaataaagttgtCAGTTGGGATGCAGTCTTTACAAAAAGTTGGATCTTAAACATTTTTCCAGTTGTAAGATTTTTGATCCCAAGCTCACCACAAATGGCTTTGCTGGAAAAAAGGCAAaaggatgttgttgtttttcctgtcCCATacgtgtatgtatatatacatacatacatacatatatatacacattgcACTAGATTGATTTGCCTTCTCCAATTATTTATGCTCagagaataaatataaatataatagttATACATTTTCAATCTGTTATTAAGAATATATAATTTAGAGAACAGAAATATGTAAAGttctattaaaaataaacaacttaTAGCACCACATTATCGACTACATCTAAAATTAGAAGCTTATTTATCACAAATCTCTTAATCGTACGGTCCAacgattattatttttttggttaaatGTCAAGAAAGTGCAACAGATTTGTAATTTGACATGTTGAGGTATATGATATTTGATAAATTCACTTCCCTACCACAATAATCCCCCGCCCACCCACAGGAGAACACCTAAAACctgaattttttaaaaactacatgCAGGCTTAAAAAGACTTGATGAACTAATTTCTCTTGTGACAGGGGAACTCTGGTTTGTACAGTTTTGCTTCACTACGCACAAAGCATCTTAAATCACTCGTTTCATTTGTAGTCAAGCCTTTCCGAATTGGAAACTCCACTCAGGTTATTTTCTGCCATGTAGTGCTGCTCTTCAGTGTTCAGTAACTGTCAGCAAGAGATAAGTGTCTTTTCCAAATGAGTGTTGTTCCGCTTATAGTTTGGCACACTCTTCACAATGGTTCAGGTACTCTGCTGCATCCATGTCGTTGAACTTGGTGAGGCAGCGTGGACACTGTAACTCTGATAGACCTGGGTATTCATTCCAACCAGGATTTGGTGGTGATGCTgctgcaggctgctgctgtgtCTCAGCATTTGTCCTCAGCGCATGCTCTGCAGATTCCTTGTGTCGCCTCGTGGAGATTCTGTGTCCGATGTGCACACGACACATTGGGACCAACTCTCTGTTCTCTCGACTTGCTCCCTGCTAAAGACAATGAGGCAGATGCACTGTTAGGAACTGCACAATccaaaccccccaaaaaaggaAGTGAATGCACCATTAGATATACTCATTCATCTTGTTGTCTCACCTGTTTGTGTAGCTGCTGCTTCAACTGATGAACCTGATCTTTCAGGTCTTGGATCTGGCTCTGTGCTCGCTCTCTGTCGGCACGTTCCGACTTGAAGTCCTCTGTGTAGATGAGAAcctgaggaggtaaaaagaagGAACCTTTAGTCTTATTTTTCCTGCTTTGTTTcttataatcagatttttttaggGGTGTGAAAAACATCAGATGCCACTCAACACACTGAGACCATGTTGTAACACCAACCTGCTGCTCTAGGGTCTGGATGCGCTCTTGGTCACGTCTCCTTGTATCCTCCACGTCTCTTCCCAGCCTAACATACTCGCTCATTTTGTCCTCCAATAAGGCGTTGAGCCTGGAAATCTCCTGATGAAGCAACCCAGTGTTGACAGAGCCCAGCCCAGGCATCATGCCCTGCCCAGTGGTCTCCTTCAGCCTCTGACACAAGCCTCTGATATAATCCTCCCTGCTGGAATCATACTTCTGCCACTGAGAGTTCAGACCTTGTACCTAAAAGAAACAAGTACAacaaaggttagacatgtgctTGTGCTCTGTAACACACCTTACGCTTTATCAAAGTCAAAATGGAGCATAACTTGTAAACTTGTTGAGACTTACATATGCCACTCGCTGCTTTAGCTGCTGATTCTCCTCCTGAAGTTGCCGAATATGAACATTAACTTCAGTCCTGTCAGAGAAGTCTGTCAACTGTAGAaaacaaaggaagggaagttACAACTAGGCTCTTCAaatcaagatttaaaaaaacccagagaCACTTTAAGGCATTGAGCATAGGGTCCAATGCATAAGTGAGTAATGGGCACCAGTCACTCCTGTGAAGCCCAAAATTAGAACCAACACTTCAACACAGCTGGGGCATCACACACCTCCTTTGCCTTTTGCTGGTGAGCCATCTCGtccacttctcctcctcctttcttctctctctccagcctgGCCAGCAGCTCCTGGCACACCTTCACGGTCGTGCCTAGTTGGCCGCGCAGCTGGTCAGCCTCCTCCACCAGAGAGCTGCAGAGCACAGCCCTGGTGGCCTCCGACCGCTCCCTATCCTCCAGGGCTAACCGCAGCTTCTGGATCTCCTGGTC contains:
- the tnip2 gene encoding TNFAIP3-interacting protein 2 isoform X2, with product MDSVSINTDNDVLKDKNRSYNTLNTLYHETRQEIDLLNKQMFMKDNTITELKLRLGRYERTHMNVGDNESVVIGPSKSLLESLCKEICKLKQKRNDIEFKASRQAEEIQRLNAQLREKELELEAIRCQPDHEKDQEIQKLRLALEDRERSEATRAVLCSSLVEEADQLRGQLGTTVKVCQELLARLEREKKGGGEVDEMAHQQKAKELTDFSDRTEVNVHIRQLQEENQQLKQRVAYVQGLNSQWQKYDSSREDYIRGLCQRLKETTGQGMMPGLGSVNTGLLHQEISRLNALLEDKMSEYVRLGRDVEDTRRRDQERIQTLEQQVLIYTEDFKSERADRERAQSQIQDLKDQVHQLKQQLHKQGASRENRELVPMCRVHIGHRISTRRHKESAEHALRTNAETQQQPAAASPPNPGWNEYPGLSELQCPRCLTKFNDMDAAEYLNHCEECAKL
- the tnip2 gene encoding TNFAIP3-interacting protein 2 isoform X1, translated to MDSVSINTDNDVLKDKNRSYNTLNTLYHETRQEIDLLNKQMFMKDNTITELKLRLGRYERTHMNVGDNESVVIGPSKSLLESLCKEICKLKQKRNDIEFKASRQAEEIQRLNAQLREKELELEAIRCQPDHEKDQEIQKLRLALEDRERSEATRAVLCSSLVEEADQLRGQLGTTVKVCQELLARLEREKKGGGEVDEMAHQQKAKELTDFSDRTEVNVHIRQLQEENQQLKQRVAYVQGLNSQWQKYDSSREDYIRGLCQRLKETTGQGMMPGLGSVNTGLLHQEISRLNALLEDKMSEYVRLGRDVEDTRRRDQERIQTLEQQVLIYTEDFKSERADRERAQSQIQDLKDQVHQLKQQLHKQQGASRENRELVPMCRVHIGHRISTRRHKESAEHALRTNAETQQQPAAASPPNPGWNEYPGLSELQCPRCLTKFNDMDAAEYLNHCEECAKL